ATCCGGGATCGACGCCCTCGCCGGGGGCTCCGCGGCCCAGTTCAAGAAGCTGGGCACCCGCTACGACCTGGTCAGCTTCGATCCCCGCGGGGTCGGCCGGAGCCGCCCGGTGCACTGCGTGGGCGACAAGCGCAAGGACGAGTGGCTGGCGATGGACACCAGCCCCGACAACGCCCGTGAGAAGGCCGCCCTCCTCTCCAGAGGAAGGGCCTTCGTCAAGGGTTGCGCAAACCGGTCCGGTGAGACCCTGCCGCACGTCGGCACGGTCGCCGCCGCCCGGGACCTGGACGTGATGCGGATCGCGCTGGGCGACCGGAAGCTGAACTACTTCGGCTTCTCGTACGGCACCTGGCTGGGCGCCGAATACGCCCACCGGTTCCCCAAGAAGGTCGGCCGCACGGTCCTTGACGGCGCCGTGAACACCGAACTGAACCCCATACGGTTCTTCCGCGAGCAGGCGGCGGGCTTCCAACGGGCGCTCGGCCACTTCGGCAGATGGGCGGCCCAGCAGCCGCAAGCGAAGGCGAACGCGAAGGCCAAGGGCTCCGCCAAGGACGCGGTGGTCACCCGGGTCGCCACCTTGCTGCACGGCCTGGACACCAAACCCGTCCCCACCGACACCAGGCGCGAACTCACCCAGAGCCTCGGCGAAGCGGGGGTCCTCACAGGGCTCTACTCCAAGGCCATGTGGCCGGCGCTCTGGCAGGCCATCCAGCAGGCGGAGTCCGGTGACGGCACCATCCTGCTGGCCCTGTCCGACGTCCTCTTCCAGCGCAGTCCCGACGGGCACTACACCAACTACCAAGACGCCGCGGGCAGCATC
This portion of the Streptomyces sp. NBC_01750 genome encodes:
- a CDS encoding alpha/beta hydrolase, whose amino-acid sequence is MLFTGKSIRARGRSALGGRGGKPLLVAGAALLALGVIGQYGPADEAAAATGARAGEPYRPAPLAWGACHDLPPAPPGGPAPRSLECAELTVPLDYFKPRGKTMEVALIRLRATDRAHRIGSLVFNFGGPGGSGIDALAGGSAAQFKKLGTRYDLVSFDPRGVGRSRPVHCVGDKRKDEWLAMDTSPDNAREKAALLSRGRAFVKGCANRSGETLPHVGTVAAARDLDVMRIALGDRKLNYFGFSYGTWLGAEYAHRFPKKVGRTVLDGAVNTELNPIRFFREQAAGFQRALGHFGRWAAQQPQAKANAKAKGSAKDAVVTRVATLLHGLDTKPVPTDTRRELTQSLGEAGVLTGLYSKAMWPALWQAIQQAESGDGTILLALSDVLFQRSPDGHYTNYQDAAGSIYCASTPQRYTERDVAKALPAFTKASPVFGPTLAWRQMGCTGWPVKGTPTHHIDAPGAPPIVVIGNTGDPATPYAWAPALAEQLGSGVLLTLNGEGHGSYTTGNPCIQKAVNTYLLHGKTPVNGTKCQ